ATCGTCTCGGCCGTGTCCGGCGCGATGGGCGGCTCCGCCTCCGAGGAGTTCCTGGCCCCGGCGGGCGCGGGCGAGGACACCTTCGTCGACTGCCCGTCCTGCGACTACGCGGCCAACACCGAGGCCGTCACCTTCGCCCTGACCCCGGTCACCGCCGAACACGCACCGGCCGAGGACATCGCCACCCCCGACACCCCCACCATCGAATCGCTGGCCGCCCACCTCGGCGTACCGGCCTCGGCCACGCTCAAGAACCTGCTGGTCAAGGTCGACGGCGAGATCGTGGCCGTCGGCGTACCGGGGGACCGCGAGGTGGACCTGGGCAAGCTCGGCGAGCACCTGGCCCCCGCCGTGGTCGAGCTGGTGACGGCCGAGGACTTCACCGGCCGCCCCGACCTGGTCCGCGGCTACGTCGGCCCGCAGGGCCTGGAGAAGGTCCGCTACCTGGCCGACCCCCGCGTCGCGCCCGGCACTTCGTGGGTCACCGGCGCCAACCGCGTCGACACCCACGCCCGCAACGTGGTGTGCGGGCGGGACTTCGAGGTCGACCAGTACCTCGACGTGGTCGTCGTCGAACCCGGCGACCCCTGCCCGGCCTGCGGTACGGGGCTCCGGCTCGACCGCGCCATCGAGATCGGCCACATCTTCCAGCTGGGCCGCAAGTACGCGGACGCCTTCGGGCTCGACGTCCTCGGCAAGGAGGGCAAGCCGGTCCGGGTCACGATGGGTTCGTACGGCATCGGGGTCTCCCGCGCGGTCGCGGCCCTGGCCGAGCAGAGCGCGGACGAGCGCGGCCTGTGCTGGCCCGCGGAGGTCGCCCCGGCCGACGTCCACGTGGTGGCGGCGGGCAAGGCGGTGCCGCTCGCGCTGGCCGAACAGGCCGCCGACGCCCTGGCCGAGGCCGGCAAGCGGGTCCTGCTGGACGACCGGCCGGGCCTCTCGCCCGGCGTGAAGCTGACCGACGCCGAGCTGATGGGCGTCCCGTGGATCCTGGTCGCGGGCCGCCGCTCCGCCGAATCGGTGGTCGAGCTCCAGAACCGGGCCACCGGGGTCCGCGAGGAACTCCCCCTGGCGGAGGCGCTGTCCCGCCTGGTCTGACGCCCCCGGACACCGCGCGCCCCCGGCCCCGTCCGGGACCGGGGGCGCGCTCGGCGCGTCAGGCCGCGGGCAGCTCCGGAGGCATGTCCGCGTCCGCGTCCGGCAGTTCCGGCACGGGATCAGCGGCCTCGACGGCATCCGGAGCCGCAGCCGGAGCGGGCGTGGACACCGGAGCGGCGGCGGGCGCGGGCGCGGGGGCCGCGCCCGCCGCCGGGGCCGCGCGTTCCAGGAACCGCAGCAGTTCCACCGGGAACGGCAGGACCAGCGTGGAGTTCTTCTCCGCCGCCACCGCCACCACCGTCTGCAGCAGCCTCAGCTGGAGCGCCGCCGGCTGCTCCGACATCACCTCGGCCGCCTGGGCCAGCTTCTTCGAGGCCTGCAGCTCCGCGTCCGCGTTGATCACCCGCGCCCGCCGCTCGCGGTCCGCCTCCGCCTGCCGGGCCATCGACCGCTTCATCGTCTCCGGCAGCGACACGTCCTTGATCTCGACCCGGTCGATCTGCACGCCCCACCCGATCGCCGGACTGTCGATCATCAGCTCCAGCCCCTGGTTCAGCTGCTCCCGGTTCGAGAGCAGGTCGTCCAGGTCCGACTTGCCGATGATGGACCGCAGCGAGGTCTGCGCCATCTGCGAGACCGCGAAGCGATAGTCCTCCACCTCGATGAGCGCGTTCGCCGCGTCGACCACCTTGAAGTACACGACGGCGTCCACCCGGACCGTGACGTTGTCCCGCGTGATGCCCTCCTGGGCCGGGATCGGCATCGTCACGATCTGCATGTTGATCTTGTGCAGCCGGTCGACGCCCGGGATGACCAGCGTGAATCCGGGCCCCCGGATCCCCTCCCGCAACCGGCCGAAGCGGAACACCACACCGCGTTCGTACTGTTTGACCACCCGCGCGGCGGCGCCCATGAAGACCACGACACCGGTCCCCGCGGCGATTCCCGCTGTCAGCAGTTCTCCGACCATGACGGCCTCCTGGCGGACGAACCCACGTACCTACGGTATGCCCGCAGGGGGCCCCGACAACCGGTCGCGCGGCGTACCGCCCGGCCTACAGCCAGCCCGCGAACTCCAGCAGCAGCTCGCCGTCCCGGCGGCGGCCCGCCGCCAGCGCCCGGACCCCGGACTCCACCGCCCGGAAGACCGTCCAGCCCCGCAGCCGGTCCCGGTCCACCTCCAGCGAGTCCGCCAGCCGGTTCACCCGCCGCCGCGCGCCCGCCGCCCCCGCCGAGGTGGCGACCTGGTCCTCCAGCCGGTCCCGGCACAGCCGGGCGAGGTCGTACTCCCGGTCGCCGACCAGCGGCTCCGGGCCGACCGTCAGCCACGGCGCCCGCTCGCCCGCCAGCACCTTGCCCTGGCGGAAGTTCCCGTGCAGCAGCACCCGTTCACCCGGCAGCGCGGTCAGTTCCTCGCGGATCGCGAGCGCCGTCGCGACCAGCGGCGCGGCCTGCGGGGGCGCCGCGGCGAACGCCGCGCACTGGTGCCCCGTACGCTCCGCCACCGTCTCGAAGGGGTGGTCCGCCGCGGGCGGCACCCACAGCCGCCGGATCGTTCCGGCCGCCTCCAGCAGCGCCTTCGCCTCCGGCAGCGAGCGAAGCGAGACCTCCGGCTGGAGCCGCTCCAGGAGCAGCGCGCCGTCGTCCTGCGCCCCGTCCGCCGCGTCCAGGACCCGTACGGCGCCGGAACCGGCCCAGTGGTCCAGGGCGGCCCGCTCCCGGTCGGGCCGGGCCTGCGGCGGCGCGAGCTTCAGCGCGGCCGGGGTTCCGTCGGCGTACCGGACCAGGACGACCAGACTGCTGCGCCCGCCCGGCGCCTGCACCCGCTGGGCCAGCACCCCACGCCGGGCCAGTGCCTTCCCGGTCAGCTCGGGCAACTGCCCGAGCCACTGGGTGGTCTGCGACGATTCCGGCGTCTCGCCGAGCGCCCGGACAAGCCGCTCCGGCGGTTCGAAAGCCATGCGTGGGTGATCCCTTTCAGCTGTTGCGGGCTCGTTCAGCGCGTTCCGTGAGCCCAGGGAAGGCTACGCCGCCGCCGCGCCAGCGTGCCGCGCGGACCGCCGCCGCGCTCAGCGCGTCGGCCGCCTCGCGGCGCAGCGGACCGTCCGCCGCGCGCACCAGGTCGGAGTACGCGCCCGCCACCCGCTCCTCGATCTCGGCGGCGAGCCGCTCCGCGTCGCCCGGGGTGCGCACCGGGAACGGCAGCGCGTACGCCGCCTCCGCCGACTGCGGGGATCCGCCCAGGTCACGCACGGTACGGGCGAGCGAGTCCCGGCGGGCGACATGGCCGCCGTAGGCGTCGCGCGCCTCGTTCGCGCGCTCGGCCGCGACCCGGGCGCCGATCACCCCGTAGCCGTAGGCGGCCGCGTGCTCGGCGGCCAGGACGGCCTGCGCGGCCGCCAGGGCGCGGCCTCCGGCCTTGGTGGGCTCCGGCGCGGTCAGCGCCCGTGTCACGGCCCTCGTCACGCCTTGCCTCCGGGGTTCGAGCTGAGCAGGTAGGTGTGCACGGCGCCGCAGGCGGCCACCGAGGCGAGCAGCCGGGCCAGCTCCCCGGAGGTCCCGGCCAGGGCGATCGTGCGGGCCTCGGCCAGGTCCCGCTCGGCGGTCGCGAGCGCGGTGAGCGCCTCGGCGGGCTGCGCCGGGACCGGGTCCGCGTTCTTCCCCGGGACCTTCCCGGGCGGGTTCCCGGCCGCCCCCGTCCGCCCGTCCGCCGCGGCTCCGGACGGGGATCCGGAGGGCGAGGGGGATGGCTTCGGCGGGCTGTCGTCGGGGGCCAGCGCCCCCATGTGCGCGGCCACGGCCGAGCGCAGCGGGGCGAGCCGCTCGGCCAGCGGCGGATGCGCGGCGATGGTGGCGTCGTAACGTTCCAGCAGCAGTTCGCTGTCCCGTACGGCACCCTCCCGGATCGGCCGTTCGGGTGGAGCCTCGGCGCTGTCGGCGCCCACGGCGCCGCCCGAGCACCCGGTGAGCAGCGCGGCACCGGCCGCACCCGCGGCTCCCGCCAGCAGGCTCCTTCGCGAAGGCATGGTCCAGGGCACGGCGACGTCCTCGGTGGTCACGGCGGTCAGGGACAGGGGACAGGCAATGATCACGGTACCCGGGGCCCTGTCCACAGGGCGGACGGCAACACCCCCCGCGACCGGATACCCTGTTGACCTGACACGCGACACACGCGACGGAAACCACAACAGCACACGCGGCCGAGGAGTCACCCGGATGAGCACCACCCAGAGCGACAGGCTGCGCGCATTGCTGGAGCCGCTCGTCGCCGCCCAGGACCTGGACCTCGAAGAGATCGAGATCTCCAAGGCGGGCAAGCGCCGCATGCTGCGCATCATCGTGGACTCCGACGAGGGCGTGGAGCTGGACACCTGTGCCGAGCTGAGCCGGGTGGTCTCCGAGACGCTGGACGCGAGCGATGTCATGGGCGAGGACGAATACGTCCTCGAAGTGAGTTCGCCGGGCGCCGACCGGCCGCTGAGCGAGCACCGCCACTACGTCCGGGCGATCGGCCGGCTCGTGAAGTTCCAGCTGACGGCCGAGGACGACAAGGGTGCCGGGGAACTGATCGCCCGCATCCTCGACGTCGACGACGAGGGCATGGACCTCGAAGTACCGGGTGTGAAGGGCCGCAAGGCGACCGCCCGCCGCATCGCGTTCGCCGACATCGCCAAGGCGCGTGTCGAAATCGAGTTCAACCGCAAGGACAAGAAGGAAGAGGAGGCGTAGCCGTGGACATCGACATGAGTGCCCTGCGGGGTCTGGTCCGGGAGAAGGAGATCTCCTTCGACCTGCTGGTCGAGGCGATCGAGTCCGCTCTCCTCATCGCGTACCACCGCACCGAGGGAAGCTTCCGGCGCGCACGCGTCGAGCTGGACCGCACCAACGGCCACGTGGTCGTGTGGGCGAAGGAGGACCCGCGGGATCTGGAGGAGGGCCAGGAGCCCAAGGAGTTCGACGACACCCCGTCGGACTTCGGCCGGATCGCCGCCACCACCGCCAAGCAGGTGATCCTGCAGCGTCTGCGCGACGCGCAGGACGACCAGACCTTCGGCGAGTTCCTCGGCCGTGAGGGCGATGTCATCACCGGCGTCGTCCAGCAGGGCAAGGACCCCAAGAACGTGCTGGTCGACATCGGCAAGATGGAGGCCATGCTGCCGGTGCAGGAGCAGGTGCCGGGCGAGGAGTACACCCACGGCCTGCGTCTTCGTACGTACGTCGTCCGGGTGGCCAAGGGTGTCCGCGGCCCGTCCGTGACCCTCTCGCGCACCCACCCCAACCTGGTGAAGAAGCTCTTCGCGCTGGAGGTCCCGGAGATCGCCGACGGCAGCGTCGAGATCTGCGCGATCGCCCGCGAGGCCGGTCACCGCACCAAGATCGCCGTCCGGTCCACCCGCTCGGGCCTGAACCCGAAGGGCGCCTGCATCGGCCCGATGGGCAGCCGCGTGCGCAACGTGATGGCCGAGCTGCACGGCGAGAAGATCGACATCGTCGACTGGTCGGACGACCCGGCGGAGATGGTCGCGAACGCGCTGTCACCCGCCCGGGTGAGCGAGGTCGAGGTCGTCGACTGGGACACCCGTTCCGCCCGGGTGACCGTGCCCGACTACCAGCTGTCGCTGGCCATCGGCAAGGAGGGCCAGAACGCCCGCCTCGCCGCGCGGCTCACCGGCTGGCGCATCGACATCCGCCCCGACACGGAGCAGCCGTCGGAGGAAGGTGCCGACCGCGGCGCCGACCGCGGCGAGCGCTCCGACCGGGGCGGCGACCGCGATCAGCGGTCGGAGCGTCCGGCCCGTTAAGGGTCCGGGCGGGGAATAAACCGCTACCGGCCGGAGGTTCCCGGCCGGTAGACAGGTGATAACACGACGACGTCCGTTCGATTTTTCGCCCGTAGGGGTGAGGTCGGTGCGGGGAGGTAGACTTAAGCGTGTCTGGCCGGACGCATGCCCGCGCATGCCCTGAACGCACCTGTGTGGGGTGCCGGGAGCGAGCGGCCAAGAACGACCTGCTGCGCATCGTGGTGGTCGGGGACGCATGCGTCCCCGATCCTCGCGGTACGCTGCCCGGCCGGGGTGCCTACGTGCACCCCGCCGTGGTCTGCCTCGACCAGGCGGTACGCCGACGCGCGTTCCCCAGGGCCTTCAAGTCCTCGGGACCGTTCGACACGGTGGAGCTGCGCAAGGCCGTAGAAGGGCCGTAGAGGCACAGCGCAAGAACAGAAGCAGTACGGCACGGATGCCCCGTGCGGTCAGGTACCTCGCGAGTTGGAAGTAGGTCGAGATTGCGATGAGCACTCGATGAGTACGCGATGAGTACGCCCATGAAGTAGCGACGGTCCGGCGTAACCCGGACCTAAAAGGAGCATTAGTGGCTAAGGTCCGGGTATACGAACTCGCCAAGGAGTTCGGAGTCGAGAGCAAGGTCGTCATGGCCAAGCTCCAAGAACTCGGTGAGTTTGTGCGTTCGGCGTCCTCGACGAT
This is a stretch of genomic DNA from Streptomyces sp. NBC_00536. It encodes these proteins:
- a CDS encoding proline--tRNA ligase: MSTQHVQRMSRLMAKTLREDPADAETLSHKLLVRAGYVRRSSAGVWSWLPLGKRVLDNVSRVVREEMDAIGAQEVLLPALLPREPYEVSGRWTEYGDLLFRLKDRKGADYLLGPTHEEIFTLVVKDQCTSYKDLPVMLYQIQTKYRDEARPRSGVLRGREFQMKDSYSFDVSDEGLAESYALHRAAYQRIFTRIGLDHRIVSAVSGAMGGSASEEFLAPAGAGEDTFVDCPSCDYAANTEAVTFALTPVTAEHAPAEDIATPDTPTIESLAAHLGVPASATLKNLLVKVDGEIVAVGVPGDREVDLGKLGEHLAPAVVELVTAEDFTGRPDLVRGYVGPQGLEKVRYLADPRVAPGTSWVTGANRVDTHARNVVCGRDFEVDQYLDVVVVEPGDPCPACGTGLRLDRAIEIGHIFQLGRKYADAFGLDVLGKEGKPVRVTMGSYGIGVSRAVAALAEQSADERGLCWPAEVAPADVHVVAAGKAVPLALAEQAADALAEAGKRVLLDDRPGLSPGVKLTDAELMGVPWILVAGRRSAESVVELQNRATGVREELPLAEALSRLV
- a CDS encoding ferritin-like domain-containing protein — protein: MTRAVTRALTAPEPTKAGGRALAAAQAVLAAEHAAAYGYGVIGARVAAERANEARDAYGGHVARRDSLARTVRDLGGSPQSAEAAYALPFPVRTPGDAERLAAEIEERVAGAYSDLVRAADGPLRREAADALSAAAVRAARWRGGGVAFPGLTERAERARNS
- the nusA gene encoding transcription termination factor NusA; the protein is MDIDMSALRGLVREKEISFDLLVEAIESALLIAYHRTEGSFRRARVELDRTNGHVVVWAKEDPRDLEEGQEPKEFDDTPSDFGRIAATTAKQVILQRLRDAQDDQTFGEFLGREGDVITGVVQQGKDPKNVLVDIGKMEAMLPVQEQVPGEEYTHGLRLRTYVVRVAKGVRGPSVTLSRTHPNLVKKLFALEVPEIADGSVEICAIAREAGHRTKIAVRSTRSGLNPKGACIGPMGSRVRNVMAELHGEKIDIVDWSDDPAEMVANALSPARVSEVEVVDWDTRSARVTVPDYQLSLAIGKEGQNARLAARLTGWRIDIRPDTEQPSEEGADRGADRGERSDRGGDRDQRSERPAR
- a CDS encoding slipin family protein, with product MVGELLTAGIAAGTGVVVFMGAAARVVKQYERGVVFRFGRLREGIRGPGFTLVIPGVDRLHKINMQIVTMPIPAQEGITRDNVTVRVDAVVYFKVVDAANALIEVEDYRFAVSQMAQTSLRSIIGKSDLDDLLSNREQLNQGLELMIDSPAIGWGVQIDRVEIKDVSLPETMKRSMARQAEADRERRARVINADAELQASKKLAQAAEVMSEQPAALQLRLLQTVVAVAAEKNSTLVLPFPVELLRFLERAAPAAGAAPAPAPAAAPVSTPAPAAAPDAVEAADPVPELPDADADMPPELPAA
- a CDS encoding aminoglycoside phosphotransferase family protein, with product MAFEPPERLVRALGETPESSQTTQWLGQLPELTGKALARRGVLAQRVQAPGGRSSLVVLVRYADGTPAALKLAPPQARPDRERAALDHWAGSGAVRVLDAADGAQDDGALLLERLQPEVSLRSLPEAKALLEAAGTIRRLWVPPAADHPFETVAERTGHQCAAFAAAPPQAAPLVATALAIREELTALPGERVLLHGNFRQGKVLAGERAPWLTVGPEPLVGDREYDLARLCRDRLEDQVATSAGAAGARRRVNRLADSLEVDRDRLRGWTVFRAVESGVRALAAGRRRDGELLLEFAGWL
- a CDS encoding YlxR family protein produces the protein MSGRTHARACPERTCVGCRERAAKNDLLRIVVVGDACVPDPRGTLPGRGAYVHPAVVCLDQAVRRRAFPRAFKSSGPFDTVELRKAVEGP
- the rimP gene encoding ribosome maturation factor RimP; the protein is MSTTQSDRLRALLEPLVAAQDLDLEEIEISKAGKRRMLRIIVDSDEGVELDTCAELSRVVSETLDASDVMGEDEYVLEVSSPGADRPLSEHRHYVRAIGRLVKFQLTAEDDKGAGELIARILDVDDEGMDLEVPGVKGRKATARRIAFADIAKARVEIEFNRKDKKEEEA